The Coregonus clupeaformis isolate EN_2021a chromosome 26, ASM2061545v1, whole genome shotgun sequence genome window below encodes:
- the LOC121561810 gene encoding zinc finger BED domain-containing protein 4-like, whose product MVAAIRLTRYEHMNCVAHMVQRSVTVSLADSGFVNALAKARKVVGHFKHSPANAAELQAQQVSLGKKQEPLIQDVPTRWNSTLEMVKRVSRNKEAVIAALDNQEHKLVLPTAAEWDKLQRLETLLEPCRYVTELLGGEAYVSCSVVLPSLCHLRLKMEACDEDPAYVVRFKTKFKEDLASRQEQLNNAWLQIATVLDPRFKDLKCLPKTDREEVWTTLEGMLQQESPRRSSQTHDDGPPRKKISLLQMGSDSESEDEEVQPAIQRYRAEPTIKLEDCPLRWWASHSGAHEKLASLAHKYLATPATTVPCERLFSVAGHIVNKKRSALLSENVNKLVCLSNWLKDDEAQ is encoded by the exons ATGGTTGCCGCAATTCGACTTACACGCTATGAACACATGAACTGTGTCGCTCACATGGTGCAGAGAAGTGTCACAGTGAGTCTTGCTGACAGCGGCTTTGTAAATGCTTTGGCCAAGGCTCGCAAAGTTGTCGGTCATTTTAAGCACAGCCCAGCAAATGCTGCGGAGCTTCAAGCACAACAAGTCAGCCTGGGAAAGAAGCAAGAGCCATTGATCCAGGATGTTCCAACACGTTGGAATTCGACGCTGGAAATGGTCAAGCGCGTGAGCAGAAATAAAGAGGCTGTCATCGCAGCCCTGGACAATCAGGAGCACAAACTCGTTTTGCCGACCGCAGCAGAGTGGGATAAACTGCAGAGGCTGGAGACACTTCTAGAGCCATGCAG gtATGTAACTGAGCTCCTGGGTGGAGAGGCCTATGTCTCCTGTTCTGTGGTACTACCTTCTCTCTGCCACTTGCGTCTCAAGATGGAAGCCTGTGATGAGGACCCTGCATATGTGGTGAGATTCAAGACCAAGTTCAAGGAGGACCTAGCATcccgtcaagaacagctcaacaaTGCATGGCTCCAGATTGCTACAGTTTTGGATCCTCGTTTCAAAGACTTGAAATGCCTGcccaagacagacagggaagaggtgtGGACCACACTTGAAGGGATGCTGCAACAAGAATCACCCAGAAGGTCTTCACAGACACATGATGATGGGCCACCCAGGAAGAAAATCAGCCTTCTGCAAATGGGCTCAGATTCAGAATCAGAAGATGAAGAGGTCCAACCTGCCATACAGAGGTACAGAGCAGAGCCCACCATTAAATTGGAGGACTGCCCCTTGAGGTGGTGGGCATCTCATTCAGGAGCCCATGAGAAGCTGGCCTCACTAGCTCACAAATATCTAGCCACTCCTGCAACCACTGTTCCCTGTGAACGACTTTTCTCAGTTGCAGGTCACATTGTGAACAAGAAAAGGTCAGCtttactttcagaaaatgtgaacaagttagtttgcctcagcaactggctgaaagatgatgaagctcagtag